AACTGCTTTAAGTGGAATGAGATCGGCTAACGAGTTTCCGTGTGGAACTTTGAATTCCAGCACCATGATGGTGATGATGATGGCGATCACTCCGTCGCTAAAAGCCTCGAGTCGATTGGTCGTCATTCTGCCTAGCATACGCTGTGACGGGAACTTTTTGAATCTAAGTGTTTGTATTTGGTAGCGATGGGAAGGTCGGCGACTTTCGATATTCTTCGAAAAACATTAGATCAGGGGACAAGGGAATGGAAGAAGTTTTTGGGAGACGTGTCGGAAGAGCAAATTGTCTGGCAACCCGAAAAAGGGATGCACTCAATCGGTGGAATTTTTCTGCACATCATTGCCTGGGAAGCTTGGTGGTGCGAGAAATTTGTTGCGGGTGGAGAAATGGAGCCGCAGACGGTTGCGGCATTAGGTCTTGCTCGATTTTTCGATTTTAACGGCAAGTGCCCGTCGCCTCCCTCGGAGTCTCTGGAGTGGTACTACGAGCAAATGCGCTTGAATCGTGAAAGGTGCCTCCTAGTGTTTGAGAACGTGTCTCCGGAGACGAAGGTCAAGCGAGGGGAGACGTCGCGCTCGGCACAGTGGGTCTACAACCACCTCATCGATCACGACTCGTATCACGGCGG
The DNA window shown above is from Armatimonadota bacterium and carries:
- a CDS encoding DinB family protein — its product is MGRSATFDILRKTLDQGTREWKKFLGDVSEEQIVWQPEKGMHSIGGIFLHIIAWEAWWCEKFVAGGEMEPQTVAALGLARFFDFNGKCPSPPSESLEWYYEQMRLNRERCLLVFENVSPETKVKRGETSRSAQWVYNHLIDHDSYHGGQAVLLKSQFESLTR